From a single Eleginops maclovinus isolate JMC-PN-2008 ecotype Puerto Natales chromosome 2, JC_Emac_rtc_rv5, whole genome shotgun sequence genomic region:
- the ldha gene encoding L-lactate dehydrogenase A chain: MSTKEKLISHVMKEEPVGSRNKVTVVGVGMVGMASAISILLKDLCDELAMVDVMEDKLKGEVMDLQHGSLFLKTHKIVGDKDYSVTANSKLVVVTAGARQQEGESRLNLVQRNVNIFKFIIPNIVKYSPNCILMVVSNPVDILTYVAWKLSGFPRHRVLGSGTNLDSARFRHLIGEKLNLHPSSCHAWIIGEHGDSSVPVWSGLNVAGVSLQGLNPQMGTEGDSENWKAIHKEVVDGAYEVIKLKGYTSWAIGMSVADLVESILKNLHKVHPVSTLVQGMHGVKDEVFLSVPCVLGNSGLTDVVHMTLKAEEEKQVQNSAETLWGVQKELTL, encoded by the exons ATGTCCACCAAGGAGAAGCTGATCAGCCATGTGATGAAAGAGGAGCCTGTTGGCAGCAGGAACAAGGTGACGGTGGTGGGTGTCGGCATGGTGGGCATGGCCTCTGCCATCAGCATACTGCTCAAG GACTTGTGTGATGAGCTGGCCATGGTTGATGTGATGGAGGACAAGCTGAAGGGTGAGGTCATGGACCTGCAGCATGGATCCCTCTTCCTGAAGACACACAAGATTGTGGGAGACAAGG ACTACAGTGTGACAGCCAACTCCAAATTGGTGGTGGTGACTGCCGGCGCCCGCCAGCAGGAAGGCGAGAGCCGTCTGAACCTTGTGCAGCGCAACGTCAACATCTTCAAGTTCATCATCCCAAACATCGTCAAGTACAGCCCCAATTGCATCCTGATGGTGGTTTCTAACCCAG TGGACATCCTGACCTATGTGGCCTGGAAGCTGAGTGGTTTCCCCCGACACCGCGTCCTTGGCTCTGGCACCAACCTGGACTCCGCCCGTTTCCGTCACCTCATTGGAGAGAAGCTCAACCTCCACCCTTCCAGCTGCCACGCCTGGATCATTGGAGAACATGGAGACTCCAGTG TGCCTGTTTGGAGCGGTTTGAATGTTGCTGGAGTGTCTCTGCAGGGCCTGAACCCACAGATGGGCACAGAGGGTGACAGTGAGAACTGGAAGGCTATTCATAAAGAGGTGGTTGATGG GGCCTATGAGGTTATTAAGCTGAAGGGCTACACTTCCTGGGCCATTGGTATGTCTGTGGCTGACCTGGTGGAGAGCATCCTTAAGAACCTGCACAAAGTGCACCCTGTGTCAACACTGGTCCAG GGCATGCATGGAGTAAAGGATGAGGTCTTCCTGAGCGTCCCGTGTGTCCTGGGCAACAGCGGCCTGACAGATGTGGTTCACATGACACTGAAGGCCGAAGAGGAGAAGCAGGTGCAGAATAGCGCCGAGACCCTGTGGGGCGTACAGAAGGAGCTCACCCTGTGA